The genomic region ACGTGCGCGTCGGCGTCCCGCTGCAGGTCATCATCGGGATCGCAACGCTGGTGATCGTGCCGCTGCTGTTTCCGTTCTGAGTGCTGTGGCGGTGCGGACGAACGCTACAGAATGATGCCGAGAGGGACGAGCACGGCGTAGCCGAGAACGAGCAGGAGCGGTGCGGCCACCGTCGAGCCGCGCGCGAGCAGCATGTAACCGAGGGCGATCGCGACGAGTCCCAGGACCAGCAGGATCGCATTGATCGCGGAGAACTTGAGCGCCGCCTTCTGGGCGGCCGCCGTCCTGGTCGTGCGCTGGCGAGTCGACATGGAGGCAATGTCGAGGGGCGTCGGCGCAGCGTCAAGGTGGCCCATGGCGGCGTGGCTGCCGCCCTGCGCTACGCGGCCACGCCGTAAGCCTTCCGCGCTCGCGTACCCGCCGTCCGCGCCTGGCTGCGCCGCGCCTCGAGCAGTTGACGGAAGAGCTGGAAGAGCTCGGGGTCGAAGGCAGTGCCGGAATCGCGCTCCATGATGCGCATCGCTTCCGCGTGGCTGAGGGCCGGGCGGTAGCTGCGGGCCGTCGTGAGGGCGTCATAGACGTCGGCGACGCAGAGAATGCGTGCGGTCAGCGGGATCTCGGTGCCGCTCAGCCCGTCCGGGTACCCCTTTCCGTCCCACCGCTCGTGATGGTTCCGCACGACGGGCCGGATGTCCCACGGGAAATTGAGCGGCGCGACGATCTCGTCGCCCACCGTGGTGTGACTTCGCATCAGCGCCCATTCCTCGTCGTTCAGGGCACCGGGCTTGTTCAGCACTTCTTCGGGCACTGCCGTCTTGCCCACGTCGTGCAGGTAGCCGCCCATCCGCAGCCAGGTCAGGTCGCGGCGGTTGAAGCCCAGCGCCTCCGCGATCATGCACGCGTAATCCGCGACGCGCTGGCAGTGACCGGCGGTGTAGCGGTCCTTGGACTCGATCGACTCGCCCCATTCGCGCACGACGCGCAGGTACGATGCCTCCAGCTGGTCCAGGCGACGATCCAGGTCGAGCACTTCATGGTTCGCCTGCAGCTGCTCGAACAGCGTGTGCGCATGATTCAACGCACGCAGCGCATCCGTATTGCGAGTGCAGGCGAGGTGCAGGAGCGCCCACTCGGCGTGGCACTCCGCGTCGAGCAGGCGATCGTCCGCCTGCCCGGCGAGCTGCACGCCCTGCCGGAAATGCGTGTCCGCGAGCCCGACCATGCCCATCTCGCGGTACAGCATGCCGTACATCTTGTGCGCTTCGCCCAGCCCCTGCTTCACGTCGAGCCGCGCGAACACCTCGTAGGCGCGATCGCAGCTTTCCCGTGCCTGCGTGTGCTGGAGCTGCGCGAGATGGAGCTCGGCACGATTCAGCTCGATGGTTCCGATGAGGCCCGTATCCCGCAGCCGCTCGGCCAGGTCGAATGCACGATCGAAGCACACCTCCGCGGCGTCCCATTCACCGCGGTCGACGTGTGCCATGCCCATGTTGTTGCGCGTCCAGCATGCCGCGCGGTGATCGCCCAGGCGCTCGAACCGCTCCAGCGCCGAGGCGTAATGCACGAGTGCATTGTCGACGTCACCGCGGATGTTGGCGAGCGTGCCGAGGTTCTGGTGAACCATCGCGCCGAGCCGCTCATCGCCGATCTCGTCAGCGAGCTCGCCGGCCTGCCCGTACAGCGCCTGGGCACTCTCGACGTTGCCGCGAATCTGCTCGATGATTGCCAGACAGTTCACCGCCGAGGCAAGCTGCGGCGTCAGGGATGTCGCGAGCGCGATCGCATGACTGGCCTCGTAGGCCTCTGCGGCCAGCTCCGTCGCACCCCACTCCCGGTGCAGGTTGCCGATCCAGCGCAGGATGTCCGCGGCGTCCGCAGCAGTGCCACCACGTGGTACGCCACGCAGGGCCTCCTCGTAGTGGGCGAGAGTACCCTCGAAATCACCAGCACTGGCCGCCGCGCGCGCAGCATCCACGCACGCGGCGATCGTCGACACCATCTGCCCCGCTCCCAGGTCTAATTGGCCGCCAGACAGTAGCGGCTGAAGTGGTCGAGCTTCGCCGTGACCGTCCTGCTCTGCGTGTCGAGCGTGCTCGGCATCTCCTCGATCGCCCCGCCCGGCAGGAGCCGCAGGATCACCAGCTTCGACGGGTCGCTCACGTTCGTCGCGCGCGAGTACGTCAGCGTCAGTGACACCGGCTTTTCGAAGCCACGTTCACCGACGTCGATGATCCGGCCGAACAGGCCCGAGATGGTGGCGTCCAGCTCCACCTCGACGTACCCGGGGCGGGCCACCAGCATGGTGAACAGCACCGGCCGATCCACGGCGCCCGCGGGAACGGTGATCGTGTGACCGAGCAGCGAGATGCTGCCGCCGTTGATGCCGATGATCTTGGAAACGTCCAGATCGAGCGGCAGCGACAGCCGCTCCTGGACCAGCGTGTAGTCGCCGACTTCGGACGGACCGAGCAGTCCGCCCAGCAGGCCGTCGAGGCCGAGCAGCGCCGTCTCCGTCGGTGCCGGCTCGAACTGCGGCGCAGCCACGTCCTGGCTGCACGAAATGCCGGACACGACGATCGCGGCAAGCGCCAGCGCGCCGATTCGATTCACCCAGCGTCGGGTCATCGTTACCTCTGCGGTATGGGGGCAGGTCGATTTGTACGGGCACGCCTGGAGCAGAGACCGTGCCTCACCATGTAACTGCAATAGCGTCAACGTGTTGATATGAGCCGATCACCCCGGCCAACCCGCGGATCAGAATACTTTTTTTCCGGTGTTGTGGCGCGTCGGCTACACGCGCGAATCCCGTGCACATTCCGCGTAGAACTGCTCCTGCCGCGTCATCCTTCGGCAGCGGAGTCGGGCTGCGGGCCGCGTTGGCGACTGTCCTGCCCGTGCGGGGGAGGACCGGGCTGGCCCTCGCGTGTCGGGGGGCCGCTGCTTTCCCGGCCGACCTCCGGCTGCGCGACCGGTCCGGGGCGTGGCGCACTGTCCCCTCCCCCGCCCTCCCGCTGCGCGAGCGGTCCGGGCCTCTGCGCACTGTCCTCGCCGCCGTCCTCCCGCTGCGGCCCGTCCGGCGGCTCCGGCATCAGCCAGTAGGCAGGATCGTCGGGGATCTCATTCGCCCGCAGCCGTTCCAGCCGCGCCCGGTTGTAGCGCCTGCGGATCATCCAGATTGCGACGACGATCCCACCGGCGATGCTCCACAGCACGGCGCCCTGGGCAAGGAAACGAAGCCAGCCGTACTCGCGCCGGACGTGCTTGCTCCAGTCCTGCTCGAAGCGTGCGAGCGTGAACCGGTACGTGGCGCGCATCGCCTCGTCGAGCGACGCACCGGCTGCCCAGCGGTCGAGCAACTGTGCGAGCGCGGGTTCACCTCCGTGCGAGTAGAGGTAGCGCATGGCGCTGGCTGACAGCAGGTACGCGATGCGGGCGTCGGTGGCGCCGGCCGGCCAGAGCAGGTCGAGCGAGTCGAGTGGCGGCGCGCGGCCGGTGAGGAATGCGACGCGCAGCAGCCAGTCAGCCTCCTGGTCGAGCTGTCCGGCGGTCCAGGTCGCGTAGCCTTCGGTGAACCAGCGCGGCACCTGCGCGGTCCGGAGGTGGCGCTGGAGCGCGACGTGTGCGAGCTCGTGGCGCAGCGTGCGTCGCAAGTCGGTGGGTGAGCGCACGCGCGGCGCGTATGCCGGCAGAACGATCCGTTCGAGGCGCGGAAAGGCAACGCCCGCGCCCCACTCCGGTGCGAGTCCGCCGGTCCATTCGGAGAACGTGGCCTCGTCCGGGGCCAGCAGGACGGTGATCTCGCTGCCGCGCGCATGGATGTCGGTGGGCAGCCCGGGGAACGACTGGATCGCCTGGGGGAGGATCGCGCGTGCGAGCGCCTCTTCCCCCGGCTGGAACCGCACGACGACGTCGTCGCGGCGGATCCCGTCCAGTTGCTGCGCACCAGTGGGGAGTGCAAGCGAGGCGAGGATTGCCAGGCACGCCGCGAGCGCGCGCCGCAGCATCGCACCAGGGCGACCCGGGTGGGACAGAGCGGTCGCGCCCCCGCCAGGGGTCGCGTCGTTCGCGAGCCGGCCCGGCACCTCAGCGCGCGTCGTGCAGCTCGCGCGTGATGGTCGTGATGCGGCCGCCGATGGCGGGCAGCGGAAGAATCTCATCCGCATAGGGTGCGGCCGCGCGGGGCATGCCCGCAATCACGGCGCTTGCCTCGTCCTGCGCGATGGTGCGGGCACCGACCGCATGCAGGGCACGCATCCCCTCGGCGCCGTCGCGTCCCATGCCCGTCAGCACCACGCCCAGGCTGGCCGGTCCGAAGGTGCGTGCGACGGCCGTGAACAGCACGTCCGCGGCGGGTCGCACGCCGCGCAGCGGTGGCTCGTCGACGAGCTGGATGCAGATCCCGTCCGGTGTGCGGTGCAGCCCCATGTGGTGCGTGCCCGGTCCCAGGTAGACGTGCCCGCCGTGCACGAGCTCCCGGTCGCGCGCGATGCTGACGGGGAGAGGGCACTCGGCCGCGAGCCGCTCCGCGAAGCGCTCGGTGAATGTCGACGGCATGTGCTGCACGACGAACACCGCGCACGCCGCGTCCTCCGGCAGCGCGGCCACCAGGTCGAGCAGCGCGCTCGGCCCGCCGGTCGATGCCGCGATCGCGACTGCGCACGCGGCGGGCCGCTGCTTCTGCCGGATCCGGCGCGCCCGCTGCAGCGCACCGGCCACCGCGATCCGCAGGCGCAGGTTGCGGAGACGAGCGTCCAGTGCCGCATCGAGCGCGCTCAGCAGCCGTTCCTCGAATTCCCTGTGCTCAGCCGGATCGCTGCCCGGTTTGACCACGTACTCCACGGCGCCGTACTCGAGGGCGCGCAGGGCAGGATCGGCCATGCGCTCGGTGTGAGAGGAGACGATCACGACGGGCCGCGGCAGTTCGCTCATGATGTAGCCGAGCGTTTCGACACCGCCGAGGTCCGGCATCTCGAGATCCAGTGTGAGCACGTCCGGCTTCTCCCTGTGGAGCAGCCGGATCGCCTCGAACCCCGTACCGGCCTCGCCCGCCACCTCCCAGCGGCCTGTCGCCTCCACGATGTCGCGGATGAGCTGTCGCATCATCGGCGAGTCGTCGACGATGACGATGCGCGCCCGGCCGCCGCGCTGACGGGCCCCTCCGCCCTGTGCGTCGGCTGCGCGCTGCTGCACGGGCTTCTCGTCGCGTCGCGAGTCGAAGCCACCAGTGACGCCGCTCACAGCGTGACCTCCGGCTCCAGCGCGGACGTCACGAGCAGCTGGCCGGTGCTCATGTCGAGGAACACGCTGCGACCGTGCTCGCCGCCCACCTCCTCGCCCTCGAGCGGCACCCCGGCGCACTCCAGCGCCTCGCGCACCGCATCGACGTTGCGCTGGCCCAGGCGCAGGCCGTACTCCGGGAGCAGCGCCGCAAACATCGATGCACCGCCGGCGATCCGTGCCGTGATGCGGGCGGGCTCGGCGCCATGCTCGACCATGCGCTCGAGCAGCTCCGGTACGGCAGTCGTCGCAAAGCGGCCGGGCGGTGCCGACCTGCGGGTGCGCAGGGGCTTCGGCAGCATGGCGTGCGCGAGACCGCCGACGCGGCTCTCGCGGTCATAGAGAGCGATCGCGACGCACGAGCCCAGCCCGATCGTGAAGAGCACACCGTGCTCCCGCGCGACCTTCACCTCCCCGATGCGCACCGGCACGCGTTCGGTCGTCATGCCCGTCGAAAGATGCGTTCCCGGTTGGCCGCGACGTTGAAGCCGGCGGCATTTGCGCCGAACAGCGTCTCGACCTTGCCGAGCACCAGGAACCCCGACGGCACGAGCGACGCTGCGAACCGTGCGAAGATGCGGTCCTGCATTTCGCGTTCGAAATAGATGATGACGTTGCGGCAGATGATGAACTGCAGCGCCTGCGGGTAGTCGTCGCGCAGCAGGTCGAGCGTTTCGAAGCGGACGAGCGAGCGCACTTCGGGGCGCACCCGGTAGGTGCCGTCGAGTGCATCGAACCAGCGGTCCCGCACCGCCTCCGCGGTCTCCGTCAGAGCGTAGGCGCCGTACTCCGCACGCCGCGCCGTCGCGAGAGACCCTTCGTCGATGTCGGTGGCGAGGATCTCGAAGCGGTCGAGCGGCAGCCGCTTCGCGGCGGCATACTCGTGCAGCAGGATCGCGAGCGAGTACGGTTCCTCACCGCCGGCGCAGCCGGCGCTCCACAGCCTGACCTGCCCTTCCATCCGGAACAGCTCCGGGACGACACTGGTGCGCAGCGCGTCCCAGACCTCGGCGTTCCGGAAGAACTTGCTGACATTGATCATCACCGTGTCGAGCAGCCGCTCCCGCTCGGCGATGTCCTGCTCGAGCAATGCGCCGTAGTCCCGGTACCGGTGCAGCCCGTGTGCGCGCATGCGCACCGCGATGCGCCGTCTCAGGCAGCGCTCCTTGTAGCCGCTGCAGTCGAGGCCGACATGGCGGGTGATCAGCACCTTCAGCTCATCCAGCTCCGCCGCATCGCGCGGGTCCAGATCGCCGTTGGCCAGCGGAAGCGAGGAGTGCACCGCGGGCAGCGCCTGCAGCGCGCGCCGCACGCGCTGGTGACGCTCGTCCGGTGCTTCAGGCATGCTCTTCGGCGCGCGTGATCTGCAGGTTGTTCCGGACCACTTCGTTGTCCGGGTTCAGCTCGAGCGCGCGCGTCCATGCACGCAGTGCCTGGTCACGGTTGCGGTTGCGGAGGTGCAGGTTGCCGAGCTTCGCCCAGACATCATCCCCGAGCGCGGGCTCCAGCTCGGCCGCTCGGCGATAGTGCTCGATCGCCTCCTCGAGCAGGCCGCGACGGTAGGACACGTCTCCCAGGTTCTTGTGTGCCTGGGCGATCCCGGGATCCTCCTCCATCGCGCGCCGGTACGAGCGATCCGCCGCGTCGAGATCCCCCCGTCGTTCGTGCAGCAGCCCTTCGAGCAGCAGCAGCGGCGCACATTCCGGGTAGAGCTGCAGGCCCGCCGCAACGAGACGGTCTGCCTGGTTGCGACGGCTGCGCACCGCGGCGCACAGCGCGGCGAGGTAGAAGTACGCGGCCGCAGGCTGCTCCTCCTCGGCGAGGCGCACGCGGTACTCCTCGAACTCGCGAGCAGCGGCGGCGTAGTGAGCGCCGGTCAGCAGCGTCGTTGCACGCTGCAGCGACACGAGCGGCGTGCCCGCACGCAGCCCCTCTGCCTCGTTCAGCACCAGCAGCGCGTCGGGCGTGCGACCCAGCCGCCGCAGCGCCACGGCGAGGTTGACGAACGCGCCATAGCGCGGGCCGGCGTCCTCCAGCAGGCTCTTGAGCTGGCGGACCGCGTCGCGGTACTCGCGCCTGCGCAGTGAGATGAGCGCGAGCTGGAAGCGCGCAACGTGATCATTCGCGTCCAGGTCTGCGACCCGCTGGAACTCGCGCGACGCTTCATCGAGCATGCCTGCCCTGGCGAACGCGATGCCCAGGTTGCGTCGCTCCTGGATCTCGGCATCGCGCGCCCGGACGGGCTCCTCCGCGCGCCGGCCGACCTGGTGCGCGAAGCCCGCCTGCAGGAGTCCGAACAGCGCCTTGCCGACTTCGAACTCGGTGTAGCCGGTCTGGTCGACGATGTCGCCCAGCGCACGTGTGCCGTCGAGCAGCGGAACCAGGTCCTCCTGTTCCGGCGTGAGCGCCACGCTCGCGGTGTCGAGCCTGCTGTGGTCCACTTCGAAGAGCAGATCGAACGAGGCGATCTTCTTCTCGATCAGGCTCCACTCGTCGACCCGACGTGCTGCCTCGAGCAGCAGGCTTTCCGGATTGATCGACACGACGACGTCCGCGGGGTCCGGCCTCTCGTCGACCTCGAAGAAGAAGTTGCCCCGCGACCACGTGAAGAGGTGGTAGATCGCCTCCTCGATCTGCATGCGGATGTAGCGTGTCAGGTCGCCCGGCGTGATGATGCGCCGCTCGACGAGCAGCTCGCCGACCCGCTTGTCCGGCTGCCGCGCCTGCTGCACCAGGACCTCGTCGAGCTGTTCCTGTGCGATCTCGCCGTCCCGCACGAGCAGATCGCCGAGCCGGTCACGCCGGTTGACGATGCGTGCGTACGTGATCCGGCCCTGGTCGAAGTAGATCTGGCCGAAACGCGAGCGGTCCGCGACGGACAGGCATCCGGTCTTCTGCCCCAGCGCCAGGAGCTGGCAGACATCAGCCAGGCTCGCTTCCTTGAGGCTGCCCTTGATCGCCATGCCTCAGCCTGCCTCCGTCTCCAGCCAGTCTTCGACGTACGGCCACTGCCAGAGCACCTTCTCCGTACTGCGGAAGAAGTCGTCGATCGGCAGCTGCGGCTCCGATGGCGCCGCATCCTCGAGTACGTCCGTCAGATCCGGCTCGACCTGCGCCACCGGGATCTCCTGCGTCGCCAGTGCGACCCGTGGTTCCACCCACGCGGGCACGTCCCGCCCGGACTCACCCGGCGTCGCTACCGTGCGGGCGGCAACTTCCTCCTCCTCTTCGCTCTCGGCCAGCTCGACGACGAGCCCGCTCTCCAGCCGCGTGCGCAGCCGCTCCTCCAGCCCCTCGAGCGCGCGTGGCTGCACCTCCGCGGCAAAGACGAGCTGCCCGCCCGCCCGCACGATGTCATCGAAAAGATGGAACAGCTCCTCCTGTACGCGTTCCGTTCCGGCAATCGCATCGACGTCGTCGAGCAGAAGCAGCCGCGCACGGCGGTAGCGCGAGCGCCAGCCATCCACGTGGTTGCGCTGGATCGCGTCCATCAGCTCCTCGCCGAACTCCGGGCCGGTGAGGTACGCGATCGCGGTGTCGGGTGAGTGCCGGCGCACCTCGTTCGCGAGGGCGACCAGCAGTGCGCTCTTGCCTGCTCCGGCGGGACCGTGCACGAACAGCGGATTGTAGCGGCTGGCGGGCGCTTCACCGACCGCGCGGGCCGCTCTCACCGCGAACAGCGAGGCCGGCAGCGCCAGCTCGTCGAAGCTGGGCGATGTCGACGGCTGCGGCAGCGAGCGGGTGCGCGCCTCGACCGCCGCGAGCAGCGACTCCGCGTCGTGCAGCCGGTCGGGATTGCGCAGCACCTCGAGCCGCTCCAGCTCCGGCGCCTCCGCGTCCAGCTCGCGAATGCGTGTCCCGATCGAGCGAAGCCGCTCGATGTCGTTCTCGTACTCTTCGATCAGCGTGTCCGCATCCGCCTCGCTGACCGGCGTGTCCAGGGCCATCTCCAGGCGGCGTGTGCGGAACCCCTCGCCTTCCCAGCGCAGGATCGCATCCGCGAGCATCTGTTCCGCGGATACGCCGCTCACCACTTCGCCGACTGCACCGGCAATGTCATTCAGGAACGCCCCGAACTCGTCGGCCTTGCGCGTCTCCACGCCCACGCCGAGCAGATGCGCGACCTCCTCGGCGGTCACGGTGCGCTCTTCCAGCTCCTGGACCGCGAGCACCCGGTTCAGTGCGCCCTGCAGCTCACGGACGTTGGTGAACTCCACACGGGCGAGCGTTTCCGCCACACCGGGTGCCAGGGTCTGCCCGCGCTCCTCGGCCTTGCTGCGCGCAATCACGATGCGCGTCTCGTACTCCGGGCTGCCGATGTCGGCGATCAGGCCCCCGCTGAAGCGCGTGAGCAGGCGCTGGTCGAGATCGTCGATCTCGGTCGGTGGCCGGTCACTCGCGAGCACGACCTGGCCGCCGCGCGCCGTGAGCAGATCCCACGCACGCAGCAGCTCCTCCTGTGCACCGCGCCGTCCTGCCAGGAACTGCACATCGTCGAGCAGCAGCAGGTCCGCATGCCGCAGGCGGTTCCGGAACGCGTCGCGCTCGCCCGCCTGGATCGCGCTCATGACGCCTTCGAGCAGGTGCTCGAGTGTCTCGTAGATGACGGTCAGGTTGGCGTGCACGCGGCGCGCGTGGACGCCGATCGCCATCACGAGGTGCGTCTTGCCGAGCCCTGAATTGCTGTAGAGAAAGAGCGGGTTGTACGCGGCGCCCGGGGCGTCGGCAACACGACGCGCCGCCGCAGCGGCGAGGCGGTTGGCGGCGCCGACGACGAAGTTGTCGAAGGTGAAGCGCGTGTCCAGGTCCAGCGTGCTCATCCGCCACCCCTCGCCGCGACCGGATCGACCGGTGCGCGGAACCGGCGCGAAAGGCTCTGCAGCACGAGCTGGCTGATCGACTTCAGCGTGTCGAAGACACCGTTGCCGCTCAGGGCCGACGCAGGAAACGCGGGCACCCCCCGGAAGTTCAGCAGGTCGTCCAGCTCTTCGATCGAGGCCACGCCGGGGAGATCCCGCTTGTTGTACTGCAGCACCATCGGGAACTCGCGAGGCTCGATGTTCTCCTCGAGCAGATTCTCGTGCAGGTTGCGCAGGCTCTCCATGTTCTCATCGAGCTGCTCGCGCTGCGAGTCCGCGACGAACACGACGCCGTCCGCACCGCGCAGCACCAGCTTGCGCGTCGCGTTGTAGTAGACCTGGCCCGGCACCGTGTAGAGCTGCATGCGCGTGCGGAAGCCGGAGATCGTGCCCAGGTCGAGCGGCAGGAAATCGAAGAACAGCGTGCGATCCGTTTCCGTAGCGAGCGAGACCATCGGTCCCTTCCGCTCCTCCGGCACGAACGCATGCACGTACTGCAGATTGCTCGTCTTGCCCGAACGGCCGGGGCCGTAATAGACGATCTTGCAGGTGATTTCCTTCGTCGAGTAATTGACCAGCGACATCTCGCCCCTATCGACTGGATGCGTCAGGCTGGAACACGCGCTGGAGTCCCTCCTCCAGGTCGCGCTCGAACGTCTGCTGCGTGGTCTGCTCACCCGGCAGCACCCGGAACTCCGCGAGCTGTCCGACCTGCTCACTCAGCTTCCCGAAGAAGAGCTGCACCAGGCCGAGCGAGGATTCCGTGTCGAAGATCACCACGAAGATCAGGTCCTCGACGGGTGTCCGCAGCGTTGCGAGGAACAGGTCCTGTTCCGTGCCGGCGTGATGGAGGTGCTGCCACGGCCCCGCACCGGTGAGCCGACCGAGCGCGTTCGCCGCTGCATGGGCTGCCGCGGCGAGCGACGCAACGTTCATCACCTCGTAGCGGCGCGCGAAGCCGTGCTGCGCGAGCACCTGTCCGCTGCCGGTCACGACCAGGGCGATGCGCGCGCGCGATTCCCGCACGAACGTCTGGATCGGCGCACGCAGCGCCTCCACCACCCTCGGCAGCTCCGCGACTCTCACTGCAGCGACTCCGCCGCCCGCTGCGTCTCGAGCCGGACCAGGCCCAGCTGGGCATCGCGCTCGGCAACCGCAATCACGAGCATCTCACCCGCGCTGGAAACGACCACGTGTCCCGCGGTCGCCTCCAGCTGCAGCGTGTGCACGCCGTCGTATCCTCCCGTCTGCGCGGCGCGCTGCGCCCCGCGATACATCGCGGCGGCGAGCGCTGCGACCGCGCCGCTGTCCACGCCCGCAGCGACATCCGCCGCCACCGGCACACCCGCCTTCGCCTCCACCACGAGTGCACCAGCCACGCCGCTGACGCGGCTCAGCCGTTCCAGCGCGTCCGTGTAGCGGGCCGTCATGCGTACGCCTCCAGGAACTGCTGTGCGAGCGATGCCGCATGCGCCGCACTGCGCATCATCCAACCGGCCGGTGCACCGCTGCGGGCAACGAGCAGGATCACGGCGTCGGGTCCTGCGGGCGCGATGTGGAGCGCCGCGCTGCCTGCCTCGATGAGCAGCCCCTCCCACGCCCCGAGCCCCAGCATCGCCGCGGTGCGTGCTGCTTCACCGGTGACGCTGCCGAGCACCGCGGCAAGCGCGTCGGCCGCCCTGTCACTGTCATCGAGCGCACCGGCCAGCACCATCCCGCGCGTGTCGAGCAGCAGCGCACCGAGCACCGGGCCGGTCACGATCGCGTCGAACAGCCGGGCAGGATCCGGAACTGCGTGCACGGGCGGCGCCGGCTGCTGCGCCGCGCTCCACGCAGGCTGGTCTGCCGGCGCGAGCGGTGCCCAGGCATCCGGCTCCGGCAGCACTGCCGGCTCGGGCGCTGCGCTCACCACGTCCGCCGCGCGCGTGTCAGCCGCCGCGGCGTGAGTCGTGAGCGGGTCGGGCGCCTGCGTCCAGGGCTCGACCGGGACCGGCGCGGCGTCTTCCGCATCCATCCGGTCGGCGACGAAGCGCAGTGCCTCGCGCACGGCCTCGTCATCCGGTCGTATCAGCGACGCGCGCTCCAGCCGGTTGCGCGCCTGTGCCAGCTGCCCGTTCTCCAGGTGACAGAACCCGAGTCCGCGCAGCGCATCGAAGTTGGACGGGTCGAGGCGCAGCACGAACGACCACTCGTCGGCCGCACGCGCGTAATCGCCGCGATCGATGTACAGCAGTGCGAGCAGCCCGTGCGCATCCGCGTTGTCGGGATGGTGCTCGAGACCGCGCAGACACAGCCGCAGCGCTGCGTCAGGTCGGTTCTGCCGCCGGTACGCGCGCGCGAGCGGCAGGAACACGAGCGACCTGGGATCGGCCGCCAGCTCCTCGCTCCAGCGCTGCAGGTCCGCCGGCAACGGCTTCTTCATGCGATCAGTCCCTTTTCCACGATCCGTGCAATGTCCCGCACGGCGATCAGTCCGTTCGCGACCAGCTCGCGGCGCGTGCCGCTCGGCGCAACGCGCAGGTACGTTTCCCACGCATTGGCCGTGCGCTGCAGGTCGCCCGTCTGCACGGCCGAGTAGCCGAGATGGAAGTGCGCCTCCGCCGACATCGGATCGAGCAGCGCGGCGCGCGCGAATGCCTCCGTCGCGGCCCGCATGCGACTTTGCGCGAGCAGGGTCCGTCCCGACAGCAGTGCGATGTCCGCGCGCTCGGGATACGACGACTCGAGATCCGATGCGAGCTTCTGCGCCTGCTCCAGCTCTCCGTCCTGCATCAGCCGCTCGATGTCCTGCATCGTCGCCTGGAGCTGCGCATCCGATACGCGCGTGTGCCGCTCCTCGACTTCGACCACGCCTGTGCTCACCAGCCCGAAGATCGTCTTTGCGACGTCGAAGGAGCTGCGTGCCAGGTCGGCCGCGATCTGGCGGACGTCGCGCTCGCCATCCACCTGTGCCAGCACTTCCCATTCCTCCGGCCGCAGGTCGAGCGGTGTGTCCGTGCGATCCGCGGTCGGCGCGAGCACCGGTATCGATTCGGGGCTGGGCACCTTGGACTCGAGCCGTGTCCACTCGTCGATGCGCCGCGCGCCCTCCATCAGCAGCGATTCGACACGCACGCGCGCGAGCAGCCGCGG from Longimicrobiales bacterium harbors:
- a CDS encoding roadblock/LC7 domain-containing protein, which gives rise to MRVAELPRVVEALRAPIQTFVRESRARIALVVTGSGQVLAQHGFARRYEVMNVASLAAAAHAAANALGRLTGAGPWQHLHHAGTEQDLFLATLRTPVEDLIFVVIFDTESSLGLVQLFFGKLSEQVGQLAEFRVLPGEQTTQQTFERDLEEGLQRVFQPDASSR
- a CDS encoding GTPase domain-containing protein, with product MSLVNYSTKEITCKIVYYGPGRSGKTSNLQYVHAFVPEERKGPMVSLATETDRTLFFDFLPLDLGTISGFRTRMQLYTVPGQVYYNATRKLVLRGADGVVFVADSQREQLDENMESLRNLHENLLEENIEPREFPMVLQYNKRDLPGVASIEELDDLLNFRGVPAFPASALSGNGVFDTLKSISQLVLQSLSRRFRAPVDPVAARGGG
- a CDS encoding DnaA/Hda family protein yields the protein MSTLDLDTRFTFDNFVVGAANRLAAAAARRVADAPGAAYNPLFLYSNSGLGKTHLVMAIGVHARRVHANLTVIYETLEHLLEGVMSAIQAGERDAFRNRLRHADLLLLDDVQFLAGRRGAQEELLRAWDLLTARGGQVVLASDRPPTEIDDLDQRLLTRFSGGLIADIGSPEYETRIVIARSKAEERGQTLAPGVAETLARVEFTNVRELQGALNRVLAVQELEERTVTAEEVAHLLGVGVETRKADEFGAFLNDIAGAVGEVVSGVSAEQMLADAILRWEGEGFRTRRLEMALDTPVSEADADTLIEEYENDIERLRSIGTRIRELDAEAPELERLEVLRNPDRLHDAESLLAAVEARTRSLPQPSTSPSFDELALPASLFAVRAARAVGEAPASRYNPLFVHGPAGAGKSALLVALANEVRRHSPDTAIAYLTGPEFGEELMDAIQRNHVDGWRSRYRRARLLLLDDVDAIAGTERVQEELFHLFDDIVRAGGQLVFAAEVQPRALEGLEERLRTRLESGLVVELAESEEEEEVAARTVATPGESGRDVPAWVEPRVALATQEIPVAQVEPDLTDVLEDAAPSEPQLPIDDFFRSTEKVLWQWPYVEDWLETEAG
- a CDS encoding roadblock/LC7 domain-containing protein, whose amino-acid sequence is MTARYTDALERLSRVSGVAGALVVEAKAGVPVAADVAAGVDSGAVAALAAAMYRGAQRAAQTGGYDGVHTLQLEATAGHVVVSSAGEMLVIAVAERDAQLGLVRLETQRAAESLQ
- a CDS encoding DUF4388 domain-containing protein; translated protein: MAIEGPLKELSIQDVLQLLDLAHKTGVLTVRSDRWNDEAIIHFAKGTIIFAVRRRSTRRLGQLLIRAGKLTQRELDRALEIQRANPTRRLAEVLLEMGSIAEDVLEQQLRFQMEETVYEVMAWTEGYFKFEERADMAGPRLLARVRVESLLMEGARRIDEWTRLESKVPSPESIPVLAPTADRTDTPLDLRPEEWEVLAQVDGERDVRQIAADLARSSFDVAKTIFGLVSTGVVEVEERHTRVSDAQLQATMQDIERLMQDGELEQAQKLASDLESSYPERADIALLSGRTLLAQSRMRAATEAFARAALLDPMSAEAHFHLGYSAVQTGDLQRTANAWETYLRVAPSGTRRELVANGLIAVRDIARIVEKGLIA
- a CDS encoding tetratricopeptide repeat protein, with protein sequence MKKPLPADLQRWSEELAADPRSLVFLPLARAYRRQNRPDAALRLCLRGLEHHPDNADAHGLLALLYIDRGDYARAADEWSFVLRLDPSNFDALRGLGFCHLENGQLAQARNRLERASLIRPDDEAVREALRFVADRMDAEDAAPVPVEPWTQAPDPLTTHAAAADTRAADVVSAAPEPAVLPEPDAWAPLAPADQPAWSAAQQPAPPVHAVPDPARLFDAIVTGPVLGALLLDTRGMVLAGALDDSDRAADALAAVLGSVTGEAARTAAMLGLGAWEGLLIEAGSAALHIAPAGPDAVILLVARSGAPAGWMMRSAAHAASLAQQFLEAYA